A genomic window from Carassius auratus strain Wakin unplaced genomic scaffold, ASM336829v1 scaf_tig00028952, whole genome shotgun sequence includes:
- the LOC113079661 gene encoding uncharacterized protein LOC113079661 → MLSVFNQLEKELVAVYLRDFPLTQRRMQRVCLIIGTFEEDFRRATGAITHASHAEVAGGLMMGLGLVLAPVHQGISALIAGAGAAVVSAAVIGEKTCNKKITSLQTNLIQDTEAELRAFQHKITPMMDKMNEISQHVSEILRDLSYPGRDVGYLSQYFSSASEVVRFIQIYDISVLAAQIKSQTSCLLGAQFIRVLPERMVLQQMWIEMVQLENVMDEMTKTIERIANQPN, encoded by the exons ATGCT ATCTGTTTTCAATCAGCTGGAAAAAGAATTGGTTGCAGTCTATCTGAGAGATTTCCCTCTCACCCAGAGACGCATGCAGAGAGTGTGTCTTATCATCGGGACATTTGAAGAAGATTTCAGACGTGCCACTGGAGCCATTACACACGCATCACATGCAGAAGTAGCTGGAGGATTGATGATGGGTTTGGGGTTAGTTTTAGCTCCAGTTCATCAGGGCATTTCTGCTCTCATCgcaggagcaggagcagctgTGGTGTCAGCCGCTGTAATCGGTGAGAAAACCTGCAACAAGAAGATCACGAGCCTGCAGACAAACTTAATACAAGACACTGAAGCTGAACTGAGGGCATTTCAGCATAAAATCACCCCTATGATGGACAAGATGAATGAGATCAGTCAGCACGTTTCTGAAATATTGAGAGACCTCAGTTACCCAGGCCGTGATGTTGGGTATTTAAGTCAGTATTTTTCATCTGCCAGTGAAGTAGTGCGTTTCATTCAGATCTATGACATTAGTGTGTTAGCTGCACAGATAAAGTCTCAGACATCATGTTTGTTAGGAGCTCAATTCATCAGAGTTCTGCCAGAGAGAATGGTACTCCAGCAGATGTGGATCGAAATGGTTCAGTTAGAGAATGTGATGGATGAAATGACTAAAACAATAGAAAGAATAGCAAATCAGCCCAACTAA